Genomic segment of Acidimicrobiales bacterium:
TCGGTCCTAGGGAGCGGCGGGGGTCGGGCAAGGGTCTGCCAGGGCTCCTCGGTCCTAGGGAGCAGCGGGGGTCGGGCAAGGGTTTGCCAGGGTTTGCCGGGGCCTCGGCCTGTCGTGACCGTTTTTTCGGGACATTTCGCATCTGCGGTACAGGACCCGGGTGCTTCGCGTTCCGTGCGTCCCACAGAAACAGTTTGTCCCGGCGTCCCCGTGTCTTTTAACATGAAATATCATGAACAGCGGTATAAGTGAACTCTTCCGCCGCCAGTACGGAGCGATCAGCCGGGCGGATGCGACTGCCCTTGGACTGACTCGTCGCCAGATCGTCCAGCGGGTTCGCTCAGGCCTCTGGGTGGAGGCAAAGCCGGGCGTGTACCGGAATGCCGCCAGCCCAATTACGCCCGAACTGCTGATCATGGAGGCGATCCTCTCGGCCGGATCCGACTCGTTCGCATCCCACGGATCGGCCGCCTACCTGTGGTCGATGCTGACATGGAAGCAGGTCGGAGAGCGGGCGGCGGTCACGGTGGCAGGCTCACGCAACCCGCGCCGATACGGGTTCGACGTTCACCGGACCAGCAACCCTCAATGGGAGAGAGTCCGTCGCTGGAAAGGGATCGACTGCACCGACCCGCTGCGCACCCTCATCGACGTCTCGGCCGTCGTCGCCGCCGGCGTTCTGGACAGTGCGATTGACCGCTCCCTTTCGAGCGGCCTGGTCACCGTCGCCGGCTTGCAGCAGGAAATCGGCAGGCGCTCGGTTCAGGGCCGCAACGGGCTGGGGATACTCCGGGAGCGACTGAAGGTCAGAGGTTTTAGCGGGGCCCCTCGCCCGAGTGCGCTTGAAATGCGGGGCATCCAGTTCCTCCGGACCTACCGCATTCCCGTTGTCGGCCGAGAGGTCGTCACCGGACCCGACGGCGAATACCGAGTGGACTTCGTCATCGTCGACAGGGTGGCTTGGGAACTCGACGGGTATGCCTGGCACTTCAGCCCAGAACACAAGGCCCGGGACGAGCGGCGTCGGAATGAGTTGCGGGCAGAAGGTTGGGAGCTTTATGTCTCGGATTGGCGATCGTTGTCGGGGGAACCTCTCGTCATCGCGCATACTCTGCGCAACGCCGTCGCTCGCGCGGCTCGATCGTCCTGATTCGTCCGATCTGTAAGCGTGCCCTCAGCCCAAATCACTGCTAGCTGGGACTGGAGTCGAACTGGAGGACGGTCTTCACGTCCGCCGGCTGGCGGTCGTACGCGTCGTGCCAATTCGACAACGGCACTCGCCGGGTAATCAGCTGGGAGAGCCAACCTCGATCTGCATTGGCTAGCGCTTCTGCACCCGCCTGATAGTGGCGACGGTTGGCGTTGACCGAACCGAACACAACATCGTTCTCGAGAACCAGCCTCCGGTTAAGCAGGCCGACGTCGACCGGCACCTCGCGACCTCCGGAGGAGACACCGGTGAGGCACACGATTCCATTCGCGCCGGCGGTGTCCATGACGTCGAAGATCAGCTGACTGACACCGGTGCATTCGATCGCTACGTCCGGCTGTATCCCTATATCCGCGACGGAACCGGAGTGGTAGGTGGCGCCAAGCGCAGCGACAAGCTGAGGCTTGAGGCCACCGGTCACCTTGTCGAGCACGTGAACCTCTAGGCCGCGCTGCCGTCCGAGAAGCGCGGCCAGCAGCCCGATGGGCCCGGCTCCCGTCACCAGAACGGTGGAGGGCTGCCACTTGGCCCGGCTTCCTATGCGCTCGATGTGATCCCATGCCTTCGCGACGACGGTTGTTGGCTCGAGCAGGACGCCGAGGTCGCCAAGCGCGGGGTCCACTTTGACCACGAAATCCGGCGTGATTCTGTAACGCTCCCGCGCGTACCCATGGTGCTCCTTGATGCCCCATTCGGTGTACTGGCCGTTGCGGCACATGTCCCATTCCCCGATGGCGCAGTTCGGGCACGGCACCGGGTCGGGTCGCCTGACGATCGCGACGACGAGATCGCCGGCAGCGAGTCCGGTCCCGCTGGGAGCTTCGATCACTTCGCCGATCGACTCATGTCCGATAACGAGGCGCTCCTCCCCCGGCGGAGCCCATCCGTACTCACCGTTGATGATCTCCAGGTCGGTTCCACACACCCCGATGGCTCTCGTCTCGACAAGCACCGGGCCGTCGGAATCCGGAGGCTCCGGAACGTCGGTAAGGTCCACCGATCCGGCCTTCAAGGGAAGAACTGTGACCGCACGCATAATGGCAAGCTAGTCGGGTGCGCAACGAGCACCTCGAAGCTGGACGGTTACTTGTCGCCAACCCACTGCTTCCCGACCCCAACTTCGACCGCACGGTCGTCCTACTCATCGCCTACAACGACGAGGGCGCGGTCGGCCTTGTGCTCAACCGGCCAAGCAAGACCTCGCTCAAGGTCCCGCTCTCCGAGTGGGAACCGCTTGCCGCTTCGCCGGCGGTGGTATTTGTCGGCGGACCCGTCGACCATCGGGCTGTCATATGCCTCGCCCGTTCGTTCACCCATCCCGCCAGCAGCACCCCTCCCGGCGGCTGGACTGCGGTGACTCGGGACGTCGGAACGCTCGACCTCGACCTGGGTCCCGAAGGCCTGCAGAGCTCATTGAGCGAGGTTCGGTTCTTCGCCGGCTACGCCGGATGGGGCACCGGCCAGCTGGAGGGCGAGATCGCGGCCGGGGCGTGGTGGGTGGTCGATGGAGAGGCCAGCGACATCTTCTGCGAGGACCCGGACCTCCTCTGGAAGCACGTGCTCCGCCGGCAGAAGGGCGGGCTGGCGCTCGTTTCGGCTTACCCGGACGATCCGGTCCTTAACTAAGTGGTTCGGATCGGCTCGGTTCGAATCGGCTCGGTTCGGCTTGGCTTGGTCCGGCTCGAGGGTGGGTTGCAGACCGGAGGGGGATCCAGGGCCCCCGGCTGGTCGAAATTCGGG
This window contains:
- a CDS encoding type IV toxin-antitoxin system AbiEi family antitoxin domain-containing protein, giving the protein MNSGISELFRRQYGAISRADATALGLTRRQIVQRVRSGLWVEAKPGVYRNAASPITPELLIMEAILSAGSDSFASHGSAAYLWSMLTWKQVGERAAVTVAGSRNPRRYGFDVHRTSNPQWERVRRWKGIDCTDPLRTLIDVSAVVAAGVLDSAIDRSLSSGLVTVAGLQQEIGRRSVQGRNGLGILRERLKVRGFSGAPRPSALEMRGIQFLRTYRIPVVGREVVTGPDGEYRVDFVIVDRVAWELDGYAWHFSPEHKARDERRRNELRAEGWELYVSDWRSLSGEPLVIAHTLRNAVARAARSS
- a CDS encoding glucose 1-dehydrogenase, encoding MRAVTVLPLKAGSVDLTDVPEPPDSDGPVLVETRAIGVCGTDLEIINGEYGWAPPGEERLVIGHESIGEVIEAPSGTGLAAGDLVVAIVRRPDPVPCPNCAIGEWDMCRNGQYTEWGIKEHHGYARERYRITPDFVVKVDPALGDLGVLLEPTTVVAKAWDHIERIGSRAKWQPSTVLVTGAGPIGLLAALLGRQRGLEVHVLDKVTGGLKPQLVAALGATYHSGSVADIGIQPDVAIECTGVSQLIFDVMDTAGANGIVCLTGVSSGGREVPVDVGLLNRRLVLENDVVFGSVNANRRHYQAGAEALANADRGWLSQLITRRVPLSNWHDAYDRQPADVKTVLQFDSSPS
- a CDS encoding YqgE/AlgH family protein translates to MRNEHLEAGRLLVANPLLPDPNFDRTVVLLIAYNDEGAVGLVLNRPSKTSLKVPLSEWEPLAASPAVVFVGGPVDHRAVICLARSFTHPASSTPPGGWTAVTRDVGTLDLDLGPEGLQSSLSEVRFFAGYAGWGTGQLEGEIAAGAWWVVDGEASDIFCEDPDLLWKHVLRRQKGGLALVSAYPDDPVLN